A section of the Hippea sp. KM1 genome encodes:
- the hemB gene encoding porphobilinogen synthase — MNFPTVRPRRLRRNQIIRDMVAETTLSIDDFVYPIFVIEGKDIKNPVKSMPGIYQLSLEHAIEEAKEVFNLGIRSIILFGIPEKKDEMGSEAYAEDGIIARAIQKIKSNLPELIVIADACLCEYTSHGHCGVLDKNGNVLNHATLELLKKEAYVYAKMGADIIAPSGMMDGMVKAIRKSLDENGFEDVAIMSYSAKYSSNFYGPFRDAAESAPAFGDRKSYQMDFRNANEAIKEMMLDIEEGADFLMVKPALAYLDVIRMAKDQFPYIPLAAYNVSGEYSMVKAASQMGWIDERAIMVEILTAIKRAGADIIITYFAKDIAKILGG; from the coding sequence ATGAACTTTCCAACAGTAAGACCAAGAAGGTTGAGGAGAAATCAAATAATAAGGGATATGGTGGCAGAAACCACACTATCCATCGACGATTTTGTCTATCCCATATTCGTAATCGAGGGCAAAGACATCAAAAACCCCGTCAAATCGATGCCGGGCATATATCAATTGTCCTTAGAACATGCGATTGAGGAGGCAAAAGAAGTATTTAACTTGGGAATAAGGTCAATAATCCTCTTTGGTATACCAGAGAAAAAGGATGAGATGGGCAGTGAGGCCTACGCAGAGGATGGCATCATCGCAAGGGCAATACAAAAGATAAAATCCAACTTACCCGAGCTAATCGTTATAGCCGATGCCTGCCTGTGTGAGTACACATCCCACGGCCACTGTGGTGTTTTAGACAAAAACGGCAATGTGCTGAACCATGCGACACTTGAGCTATTGAAAAAAGAGGCCTATGTTTACGCCAAGATGGGTGCAGATATCATAGCGCCAAGCGGCATGATGGACGGCATGGTCAAAGCAATACGGAAATCGCTGGACGAAAACGGTTTTGAGGATGTAGCAATTATGTCGTACTCTGCGAAATACTCATCGAACTTTTATGGACCTTTTAGGGATGCGGCAGAGTCTGCACCCGCCTTTGGTGATAGAAAGTCTTACCAGATGGACTTTAGAAATGCAAACGAGGCAATTAAGGAGATGATGCTTGATATAGAGGAAGGCGCCGACTTTTTGATGGTCAAACCGGCTTTAGCGTATTTGGATGTGATCAGAATGGCAAAAGATCAGTTCCCTTATATACCCCTTGCTGCCTACAATGTGAGTGGTGAGTATTCGATGGTAAAGGCAGCCAGTCAAATGGGCTGGATCGATGAAAGGGCCATAATGGTCGAAATACTAACGGCGATTAAAAGAGCCGGCGCAGACATCATAATCACATACTTTGCAAAAGACATAGCAAAGATACTCGGAGGTT
- a CDS encoding glycosyltransferase has protein sequence MRILHVDTQRGFRGGEQQLLWLAVGLKNRGIETAVACIEDELYSRCLENGIKTIKLSRNRLKNILEVARIGKNFDIIHAHASHAHTICAFSKVHNKKPLIYTRRVDYKPKKDPITKFKYRNTDKIACVARYVCEVLRHTIGIEEFEVIHSATNPLLEESVDLEKVESIKGQFKHSTIIGTATALTEQKNIPNLISAAEIILRKRKDIVFLVLGEGHLREKLEGLVKRKGLENRFRFMGFKKDIENYIKAFDLFVLPSDYEGLSGAVLNAMLLKVPVVSTDAGGLSEAVFNRETGILVERNRPEDLAEAIEIVLDDRDLGEKIIENAYKLVKENFSVDKMVEKYVELYEQLMEVKR, from the coding sequence ATGAGAATACTCCATGTGGATACGCAAAGGGGGTTTAGAGGCGGTGAGCAGCAGTTGTTGTGGCTTGCCGTTGGATTAAAAAATAGGGGCATTGAAACGGCGGTTGCATGTATAGAGGATGAGCTTTACTCAAGGTGTTTAGAAAACGGCATAAAAACAATTAAACTTAGCAGAAACAGGCTTAAAAACATCTTAGAGGTTGCAAGGATAGGCAAAAATTTTGACATCATACATGCCCATGCCTCACATGCCCATACAATCTGCGCATTCTCAAAAGTACACAACAAAAAGCCCCTGATCTACACGCGCCGTGTCGATTACAAACCCAAAAAAGACCCAATCACAAAATTCAAATACAGAAACACGGATAAAATCGCCTGTGTTGCTCGATATGTCTGTGAGGTCTTAAGACACACAATAGGCATTGAAGAATTTGAAGTGATACACTCTGCAACAAACCCACTGTTGGAAGAAAGCGTTGATTTAGAAAAGGTTGAATCTATTAAAGGACAGTTTAAACACTCAACAATCATAGGAACGGCAACGGCATTGACGGAGCAAAAAAACATACCCAATCTTATAAGTGCAGCCGAGATCATCTTAAGAAAGCGCAAGGATATTGTGTTTCTGGTTTTGGGTGAGGGGCACTTAAGGGAAAAGCTTGAAGGCTTGGTAAAAAGGAAGGGTTTAGAGAACAGATTTAGGTTTATGGGCTTTAAAAAGGACATAGAGAATTACATAAAGGCGTTTGATCTGTTTGTATTGCCATCCGACTATGAGGGTTTAAGCGGGGCGGTCTTGAATGCCATGCTGTTAAAAGTGCCTGTTGTATCAACGGATGCGGGTGGCTTGAGCGAGGCTGTGTTTAATAGGGAAACAGGGATTCTGGTTGAAAGAAACAGGCCTGAAGATCTGGCAGAAGCTATAGAAATCGTGCTTGACGATAGGGATTTGGGAGAAAAAATCATAGAGAACGCATATAAATTGGTCAAAGAAAATTTTTCCGTTGATAAAATGGTTGAAAAATATGTAGAATTGTATGAGCAGTTGATGGAGGTAAAGCGATGA
- a CDS encoding polysaccharide deacetylase family protein: MQTSIPVLLYHHINYDDDVLSIPPELFEEHLKFLKSEGYEGITKEQLGQYLIDGKKSWKDKAVLITFDDGYLDTWVYAYPLLKKYGFQAMAFIVTWTIEEDEYCGFNLEDYWNGKIKKENIPNCSSTYSIEHGYKIKTVRRLCWEEVREMERSGIIDIQPHSKTHRKIYASDNIIDFNHPRDRLSAWTMIRGDERFGTPDFERKPELAAREFTADEELRNRLYKHVIDNGFIRFFKKPSWRDELFKIVEDYKKEKGSEKIGEFESEEEQRRRIKTELEVAKGEVGYEVRKICEAFSWPWGAYTPLSLEIAKEVGFKYLFTTKRGSNSPGDSPLEIKRFGVWKKDLDWFKSRVRLYSNKLLSKAYGAVYRKI; the protein is encoded by the coding sequence ATGCAAACAAGCATTCCGGTTTTGCTTTATCACCACATAAATTACGATGACGATGTGCTTTCGATACCACCCGAGCTGTTTGAGGAACACTTGAAGTTTTTAAAAAGCGAGGGGTATGAGGGTATTACAAAGGAGCAACTCGGCCAGTATTTGATTGACGGAAAGAAGAGCTGGAAGGATAAGGCCGTTTTGATAACCTTTGATGACGGGTATCTGGATACATGGGTGTACGCCTATCCCTTACTTAAAAAATACGGCTTTCAGGCTATGGCCTTTATCGTTACATGGACAATCGAGGAGGATGAGTATTGCGGCTTCAACCTTGAGGATTACTGGAACGGTAAGATAAAAAAGGAAAACATCCCAAACTGCTCATCGACCTATTCTATAGAGCATGGATACAAGATAAAAACTGTGAGGAGGCTATGCTGGGAAGAGGTAAGGGAGATGGAGCGAAGCGGCATCATAGACATACAGCCCCACAGCAAAACCCATAGAAAGATATACGCCTCAGACAACATTATAGACTTCAACCATCCAAGGGATAGGCTATCGGCCTGGACAATGATAAGGGGCGATGAACGCTTTGGAACGCCGGATTTTGAAAGAAAACCCGAGCTTGCCGCCAGGGAGTTTACCGCCGATGAGGAATTAAGAAACAGATTATACAAGCATGTCATAGACAACGGGTTTATAAGGTTCTTCAAAAAACCATCATGGAGGGATGAACTTTTTAAGATTGTCGAGGATTACAAAAAGGAAAAGGGGAGTGAAAAAATAGGAGAGTTTGAATCAGAAGAAGAACAAAGAAGAAGAATAAAGACTGAGCTTGAGGTGGCAAAGGGTGAAGTTGGGTATGAGGTAAGGAAGATCTGCGAGGCATTCTCGTGGCCCTGGGGGGCATACACGCCACTGTCGTTGGAGATAGCCAAAGAGGTGGGCTTTAAATACCTATTCACAACAAAACGGGGGTCAAACTCACCAGGCGATTCACCCCTTGAGATCAAGCGTTTCGGTGTATGGAAGAAGGATTTAGACTGGTTCAAATCACGGGTAAGGCTGTATTCAAACAAGCTCCTATCGAAGGCCTACGGGGCGGTTTATAGGAAGATATGA
- the ubiE gene encoding bifunctional demethylmenaquinone methyltransferase/2-methoxy-6-polyprenyl-1,4-benzoquinol methylase UbiE, with protein sequence MLSAKNREIASMFSSIAPTYDLLNHLLSFNIDKMWRKKAVSLLEGSLFLDVATGTGDVAIQITKDKKDSRVVGVDLSLNMLKVGKKKTKNRNIELVCAPAEHLPFKDNTFDGAIIAFGIRNVVDRVSALFEFKRVLKSGGRLVILEFNTPTNRVFGKLYEFYSFTVMPFLGKIISGNPDAYTYLPNSIRRFPDVEFLKGMMERVGFVDVDYFALTFGVSFIHTGVKP encoded by the coding sequence ATGTTAAGTGCGAAGAACAGAGAGATTGCCTCCATGTTTTCGTCCATAGCACCCACCTACGACCTCTTAAACCACCTGTTGAGCTTTAACATAGATAAGATGTGGCGCAAAAAGGCCGTCTCGTTGCTTGAGGGTAGCCTGTTTTTGGATGTTGCCACAGGCACAGGCGATGTTGCTATTCAGATTACAAAAGACAAGAAGGATTCAAGGGTTGTTGGGGTGGATTTGAGCCTAAATATGCTAAAGGTCGGGAAAAAGAAGACCAAAAACAGGAATATAGAGCTTGTATGTGCACCTGCAGAGCATCTACCTTTTAAGGATAATACCTTCGATGGGGCTATCATAGCCTTTGGCATAAGGAATGTGGTTGATAGGGTGTCTGCCCTGTTTGAGTTTAAAAGGGTTCTAAAAAGCGGGGGCAGGCTGGTTATATTGGAGTTTAATACGCCGACCAATAGGGTTTTTGGCAAGCTGTATGAGTTTTACTCCTTTACTGTTATGCCTTTTTTGGGTAAAATAATCTCGGGCAATCCAGATGCCTACACCTATTTGCCCAATTCTATCAGGCGGTTTCCCGATGTTGAGTTCTTAAAGGGTATGATGGAGAGGGTGGGTTTTGTTGATGTTGACTATTTTGCCTTAACCTTTGGAGTCTCCTTCATACACACGGGCGTTAAGCCTTAA
- a CDS encoding type II toxin-antitoxin system PemK/MazF family toxin has protein sequence MTRYSFGDIVIIGFPFTNMNNAVMRPAMVLVDIGDEDVIVCKITSQKRDIETDLYISNWQKKGLLRESYVRLSKIATLNRKDIKKKMSRLDDRDIKNAKQILKKLFEL, from the coding sequence ATGACGAGATACTCCTTCGGTGATATTGTTATCATAGGCTTCCCGTTTACCAATATGAATAACGCCGTTATGCGGCCTGCCATGGTGCTTGTTGATATAGGGGATGAGGATGTCATAGTCTGCAAGATTACATCGCAGAAAAGGGATATTGAGACCGACCTTTACATAAGCAATTGGCAAAAGAAGGGGCTTCTGAGGGAAAGCTATGTTAGACTATCCAAGATAGCTACCCTGAATAGAAAGGATATAAAGAAGAAGATGAGCCGTTTAGACGACAGGGATATAAAAAACGCCAAACAGATATTGAAGAAGCTATTTGAACTGTGA
- the prfB gene encoding peptide chain release factor 2 (programmed frameshift), translated as MKDEIVQLADKINKIKEYLDPPKREEELKEIQKQLEDSSVWNNYELLQSLKRKQSSIEQKLKMIKELEDDVNTLLELSDFIEDDEEYKRELENNLKDLKERVEKAETETFLSGEHDFSNAIVTIHSGAGGTESCDWVSMLFRMYSMWCDNNGYEIEIMDLQPGDEAGYKSITFLVNGEKAYGYLKNENGVHRLVRISPFDANKRRHTSFASVSVLPEIEDDTEIEIDPKDLKIDTFRASGAGGQHVNKTDSAIRITHIPTGIVVSCQNERSQHKNKAFALKILKAKLYQLEQEKKKKELERLEGEKKKIEWGSQIRSYVLHPYKMVKDHRTGVEKKDVAALAVLNGEIDEFIREALKRL; from the exons ATGAAAGATGAGATCGTTCAGCTTGCCGATAAAATAAACAAGATAAAGGAGTATCTT GACCCTCCAAAGAGGGAAGAGGAGTTAAAAGAGATACAGAAGCAACTTGAGGATAGCTCTGTCTGGAATAACTATGAGCTTCTGCAGAGCCTAAAGAGAAAGCAGAGTTCCATAGAACAGAAGCTAAAGATGATAAAGGAATTAGAAGACGATGTTAATACGCTATTGGAGTTGAGTGATTTTATTGAGGATGATGAGGAATACAAAAGGGAGTTGGAGAACAACCTAAAGGATTTGAAGGAGAGGGTTGAAAAGGCAGAAACCGAAACCTTCTTAAGCGGTGAGCATGATTTTAGCAATGCTATAGTAACGATACATTCAGGTGCAGGCGGAACCGAATCGTGCGATTGGGTTTCTATGTTGTTCAGGATGTATTCTATGTGGTGTGATAATAACGGCTATGAGATAGAGATAATGGATCTGCAGCCGGGCGATGAGGCGGGCTATAAATCCATCACCTTTCTTGTGAATGGTGAGAAGGCTTATGGATATTTGAAGAACGAAAACGGTGTCCACAGGCTTGTCAGGATTTCGCCGTTTGATGCCAACAAGCGCAGGCACACCAGCTTTGCCTCTGTTTCTGTTCTGCCTGAGATAGAAGACGATACGGAGATAGAGATAGACCCAAAGGATTTGAAGATAGATACATTCAGGGCATCGGGGGCTGGCGGTCAGCATGTTAATAAGACCGATTCTGCCATCAGGATAACTCACATACCCACGGGCATTGTGGTAAGCTGTCAGAATGAGAGGAGTCAGCATAAAAACAAGGCGTTTGCCTTGAAAATTCTTAAGGCTAAGCTATATCAATTAGAACAGGAGAAGAAGAAAAAAGAGCTTGAAAGGTTGGAGGGTGAAAAGAAAAAGATAGAGTGGGGCAGTCAAATACGCTCCTATGTTTTGCATCCGTATAAGATGGTCAAGGATCACAGAACAGGCGTTGAAAAAAAGGATGTTGCCGCTTTGGCGGTTTTAAACGGAGAAATAGATGAGTTTATAAGGGAGGCGTTGAAGAGGTTATGA
- the lysS gene encoding lysine--tRNA ligase: MSDKVNIQEAENKLIARRIEKLNQLKEEGIDPYFNGFEPDSFASDLHDEFDDKDKDELEGLNKQVRVAGRIMAYRSFGKAGFLKLKDFTGIIQVYAEKKSLSEDDFKLYKKLDIGDIIGVEGVLFKTKTGELTVKAQKIVMLTKSLRPLPEKWHGLKDKELRYRQRYLDLIVNDQTKQTVIKRAKIISAIREFMIKNRFIEVETPMLHKLVTGAAAKPFITHLNALDMTLYLRIAPELYLKRLVVGGLERIFEINRNFRNEGMDLKHNPEFTMMEFYIAYKDYNFLMDFTEELFEHVLNSLGIEDKKVEFDGNTIDFSRPWRRLDFYEGLKEIAGVGDDILNDKKKALEYALKLEKKVDESFSHEKILAEIFDALVEPKLINPTFVVGYPVAISPLAKRNRDNPNITDRFELYIGAMEIANAFSELNDPFDQRERFLNQLEERKRGDEEASMYDEDYIRALEYGLPPTAGEGIGIDRLVMLLTGNSSIRDVILFPLMRDKKED, translated from the coding sequence ATGAGTGATAAGGTTAATATTCAAGAGGCTGAGAATAAGCTTATAGCAAGAAGGATAGAAAAGCTGAATCAACTAAAGGAAGAAGGCATTGATCCGTATTTTAACGGGTTTGAGCCCGACAGCTTTGCTTCTGATCTGCACGATGAGTTTGACGATAAGGATAAGGATGAGCTTGAAGGGCTGAATAAGCAGGTTAGGGTTGCAGGCAGGATCATGGCTTACCGCAGCTTTGGTAAGGCCGGCTTCTTAAAGCTTAAGGATTTCACAGGCATCATACAGGTTTATGCCGAGAAGAAGAGCCTATCTGAGGATGACTTTAAGCTTTACAAAAAGCTCGATATAGGAGACATCATAGGCGTTGAGGGTGTGCTATTTAAGACAAAAACCGGCGAATTGACGGTTAAGGCACAAAAGATCGTTATGCTTACAAAATCCCTAAGGCCACTGCCAGAGAAGTGGCACGGTCTGAAGGATAAAGAGCTTAGATACAGGCAGAGATATTTGGATCTTATAGTAAATGATCAGACGAAGCAGACCGTAATAAAGCGGGCTAAGATCATAAGCGCCATCAGGGAATTTATGATAAAGAACAGGTTTATTGAGGTTGAGACCCCTATGCTGCACAAACTCGTTACAGGTGCAGCGGCAAAACCGTTTATAACGCACCTCAATGCCCTCGATATGACGCTATATCTTAGGATTGCACCGGAGCTTTACCTCAAGAGGCTGGTTGTCGGTGGCCTTGAGCGCATATTCGAGATAAACAGGAACTTCAGGAACGAGGGTATGGATCTAAAGCACAATCCAGAGTTTACAATGATGGAGTTTTATATTGCATACAAGGATTACAACTTCTTGATGGATTTCACAGAGGAGTTGTTTGAACATGTCTTAAACAGCCTGGGTATAGAGGATAAAAAGGTGGAGTTTGATGGCAACACGATAGACTTCTCTCGCCCCTGGAGGAGACTCGATTTTTATGAGGGTCTTAAAGAGATAGCCGGTGTGGGCGATGATATATTAAACGACAAGAAAAAGGCATTGGAGTATGCGCTGAAGCTTGAAAAGAAGGTGGATGAGAGCTTTAGCCATGAAAAGATATTGGCTGAGATATTCGATGCCCTTGTTGAGCCTAAACTCATAAACCCGACATTTGTTGTTGGATACCCCGTGGCGATAAGTCCGCTTGCAAAGAGAAACAGGGATAATCCGAATATTACCGATAGGTTTGAGCTTTATATAGGTGCGATGGAGATAGCAAATGCCTTTAGTGAGCTGAACGATCCGTTTGACCAGAGGGAGAGGTTTTTGAATCAGCTTGAGGAGAGAAAGAGGGGTGATGAGGAGGCCTCTATGTATGATGAGGATTACATCAGGGCGCTTGAGTATGGATTGCCTCCAACAGCGGGTGAGGGCATAGGCATAGATAGGCTTGTTATGCTCCTGACGGGCAATAGCTCGATAAGGGATGTTATACTCTTTCCGCTGATGAGGGATAAGAAAGAGGATTGA
- a CDS encoding TrkH family potassium uptake protein, which translates to MKLKLIGRFISILLIITALFLIVPLAFSFYYKDGASTGFIITILLNVSVGLFGFVLTRNPPRSLSRKEGFILVVLSWVVVSIFGSIPYVIIGNLSFTDAFFETMSGFTTTGASILKDIEAMPKSLLFWRSLTHWLGGMGIVVLAVAILPMLGIGGIKLIKAEAPGPSVEKISPRITETAKYLWFAYILLSGIETILLLIGGMDLFDALTHTFGTMATGGFSPKNSSVAYFHSAYIDWVITLFMFIAGANFSIHFKVITGRFSSLKDEEFLAYSAIVIIAILLVSLDNLATYKDFLNSLRFSAFQVVSIITTTGYATADYEKWHSLSKVILFILMFIGGCAGSTGGSIKVIRIYTLLKQAVNELKYNIHPKGVFSLTINGQTIRKNIVYSIAGFFFLYIATFFVVALLVSVFGVDLLTSLSASAATLGNIGPGFGGIGPTDNYAWLPSPAKWVLSFAMLSGRLEIYTVFVLFTPAFWKK; encoded by the coding sequence ATGAAACTTAAGCTCATTGGCAGATTCATAAGCATACTGTTGATTATCACCGCTCTTTTTCTAATTGTGCCTTTGGCTTTCTCGTTTTATTACAAAGACGGCGCAAGCACCGGGTTTATCATTACCATACTGCTTAATGTGTCCGTTGGGCTGTTTGGATTTGTTCTAACAAGAAACCCACCCAGGAGTCTATCAAGAAAAGAGGGCTTTATACTGGTCGTATTAAGCTGGGTTGTGGTGTCTATATTTGGGAGCATCCCCTATGTAATCATAGGCAATCTAAGCTTTACGGATGCATTCTTTGAAACCATGTCCGGCTTTACAACGACCGGGGCCTCGATACTAAAAGATATCGAAGCCATGCCCAAATCCCTTCTATTCTGGCGCTCCTTGACGCACTGGCTTGGCGGAATGGGTATAGTCGTTTTAGCCGTTGCCATACTGCCCATGCTGGGCATTGGAGGAATAAAACTCATAAAGGCCGAAGCCCCAGGCCCAAGTGTGGAGAAGATCTCGCCACGCATAACAGAAACAGCCAAATACCTCTGGTTTGCATACATATTGCTTAGCGGCATAGAGACAATCCTTCTTCTCATCGGCGGCATGGATCTTTTTGATGCACTAACCCACACATTTGGCACAATGGCCACAGGCGGCTTCTCACCCAAAAACAGCTCTGTTGCCTATTTTCACTCCGCTTATATAGATTGGGTCATAACCCTGTTTATGTTCATAGCTGGAGCAAACTTCTCCATACACTTCAAGGTCATAACCGGCAGGTTTTCTTCTTTAAAGGATGAGGAGTTTTTGGCCTATTCGGCTATAGTTATTATAGCAATACTCCTGGTCAGCTTAGATAATCTGGCTACATACAAAGATTTCTTAAACTCCTTAAGGTTTAGTGCCTTTCAGGTTGTATCAATCATAACAACAACCGGTTATGCCACAGCCGACTATGAGAAGTGGCACTCGCTCTCTAAAGTCATACTGTTCATTTTGATGTTCATTGGCGGATGTGCAGGCTCAACGGGTGGAAGCATTAAAGTTATAAGGATTTACACGCTCCTAAAACAGGCAGTAAACGAGCTAAAATACAACATCCATCCAAAGGGTGTATTCAGTCTAACCATAAACGGTCAAACAATCAGGAAAAACATAGTCTATTCAATAGCCGGATTCTTTTTCTTATACATAGCCACATTCTTTGTTGTCGCCTTATTGGTTTCGGTATTTGGCGTTGATCTTCTAACCTCTCTTTCAGCCTCGGCTGCAACATTGGGTAATATTGGCCCGGGCTTTGGTGGCATTGGCCCAACCGATAACTATGCCTGGTTGCCAAGCCCGGCCAAGTGGGTTCTGAGTTTTGCAATGCTATCTGGCAGGTTGGAGATATATACCGTTTTTGTTTTGTTCACCCCGGCATTCTGGAAGAAGTGA
- the trkA gene encoding Trk system potassium transporter TrkA has protein sequence MNIVIAGAGGVGFHIAKHLSEEKKDVSIIEKDVDKANFASERLDCLVVQGEATDVNVLKEAGCDKADMFIAVTDSDEVNMVSCFVAANNFNIEKKIVRLRNIQYTQSFSSFKNIGIDFVINPEIEAAKTIINTVNLGASTDVITFDIDIQMRGIHIDEESPFRNKTISEIKAKINRNFIISAIKREEGQLIIPSGFDRVKEGDYLYVVAKSDTINDIVELAGKTKIRIRDIAIFGAGNIGLTIAKGLSGRKRNIKLIDKDYERCKKVASICKKATVIHGDADDAELFEEENIGEFDVVITATDNEEVNLLSAIYAKNLGVKRSIALADKANYIAMSNKLNIDIVISPKLATVNSILRFIRKGKIVGVYSIFGGEAEALEFIVSPNSRIKNRALKDLDLPKGSLIVAINRQNKNIIPDGSFVIKENDRAVIFTKKEHIPQIEQII, from the coding sequence ATGAACATAGTAATAGCCGGTGCTGGTGGGGTTGGTTTCCACATAGCAAAGCATTTAAGCGAGGAGAAAAAGGATGTATCCATCATAGAAAAGGATGTTGATAAGGCCAACTTTGCCAGTGAGAGGTTGGATTGCCTTGTCGTTCAAGGTGAGGCAACCGATGTCAATGTGTTAAAAGAAGCAGGCTGCGACAAAGCAGACATGTTCATAGCCGTCACCGATTCGGATGAGGTCAACATGGTTTCCTGCTTTGTGGCAGCCAACAACTTCAATATAGAGAAGAAAATAGTCAGGCTCAGGAACATTCAATACACCCAGAGCTTCTCATCATTCAAAAACATAGGCATAGATTTTGTCATAAATCCAGAGATTGAGGCGGCAAAAACCATTATCAACACGGTAAACTTAGGTGCATCGACCGATGTTATAACATTCGACATAGACATACAGATGAGGGGCATACACATTGACGAGGAATCACCCTTCAGAAACAAAACCATCTCAGAGATCAAGGCCAAAATCAACAGAAACTTCATAATATCGGCCATAAAGAGGGAAGAAGGTCAGCTTATAATACCCAGCGGTTTTGATAGGGTAAAGGAAGGGGATTATCTCTATGTTGTGGCAAAAAGCGACACGATAAACGACATAGTTGAACTTGCAGGCAAAACCAAAATCAGAATAAGGGATATAGCCATATTCGGTGCGGGCAACATAGGCTTAACCATAGCCAAGGGGCTTTCTGGCAGAAAAAGAAACATAAAATTGATAGATAAGGATTATGAACGGTGCAAGAAGGTGGCAAGCATCTGTAAAAAAGCCACGGTAATCCACGGTGATGCAGACGATGCAGAACTGTTTGAAGAGGAAAACATAGGGGAATTCGATGTGGTTATAACCGCAACGGATAATGAGGAGGTAAACCTGCTATCGGCCATATATGCAAAAAACCTCGGGGTCAAGCGATCGATAGCATTGGCCGATAAGGCAAATTACATAGCCATGTCCAACAAACTCAACATAGACATAGTAATAAGCCCGAAGCTTGCCACGGTAAACAGCATCTTACGATTTATAAGGAAAGGCAAGATTGTGGGGGTCTATTCGATATTTGGTGGCGAGGCTGAGGCGCTTGAATTCATCGTCTCTCCCAACTCAAGGATAAAAAACAGGGCATTGAAGGATCTCGACCTGCCCAAGGGCAGCCTGATAGTGGCAATAAACAGGCAAAACAAAAACATCATACCAGACGGAAGCTTCGTAATTAAGGAGAATGACAGGGCTGTTATATTTACCAAGAAGGAGCATATTCCGCAGATAGAACAGATAATATAG
- the fbp gene encoding class 1 fructose-bisphosphatase: MSEAVSLSRFILEEQRKYPEAVGDFTLILEQIAFAAKIISREVNKAGLVNILGSIESKNVHGETQQKLDVYSNEQMVKALDPTGKVCAMASEEIEEMLPVSDKSLEGKYAVVFDPLDGSSNIDVNVSIGTIFGIYKRLEDEDCEKSLLQCGKNLVCSGYVIYGSSTMFVYTTGQGVNGFTLDPSIGEFLLSHPNIKIPEYGKIYSINESNYFRWPKGIQEYVNFIKQHPDRQYTLRWIGSLVADFHRNLLKGGVFLYPEDSKNKNGKLRLVYEANPMAFIIENAGGMATDGKQRILDIKPQSLHQRVPLIIGSKYEVEKYLEFKEKYG; encoded by the coding sequence ATGTCTGAGGCTGTAAGCTTAAGCAGATTTATCTTGGAGGAGCAGAGAAAATACCCCGAAGCCGTTGGTGACTTTACCCTGATTTTGGAGCAGATTGCCTTTGCCGCTAAAATAATCTCAAGAGAGGTAAACAAGGCCGGCCTGGTGAATATCCTGGGCAGTATTGAAAGCAAAAATGTGCACGGTGAGACGCAACAGAAATTGGATGTATATTCAAACGAGCAGATGGTAAAGGCCTTAGACCCAACGGGTAAGGTTTGCGCAATGGCATCTGAGGAGATAGAGGAGATGCTGCCTGTCAGCGATAAGAGCCTGGAGGGCAAATACGCCGTTGTCTTTGATCCGCTTGATGGCTCAAGCAATATCGATGTAAATGTAAGCATAGGTACAATATTCGGTATATATAAGCGCTTAGAGGATGAGGACTGTGAAAAATCGCTGCTTCAGTGCGGTAAGAACCTCGTCTGTTCAGGCTATGTTATTTACGGTTCAAGCACTATGTTTGTCTATACAACCGGACAGGGCGTAAACGGCTTTACACTTGACCCAAGTATAGGTGAGTTTCTGCTTTCACACCCAAATATAAAGATACCCGAATACGGCAAGATTTACAGCATCAACGAATCGAACTACTTTAGATGGCCAAAGGGCATTCAAGAGTATGTAAACTTCATAAAGCAACACCCAGACAGGCAATACACGCTCAGATGGATAGGCTCACTCGTTGCCGATTTTCACAGAAACCTCCTAAAGGGCGGTGTATTTTTATATCCTGAGGACTCAAAGAACAAAAACGGCAAACTCAGGCTGGTTTATGAGGCAAACCCAATGGCCTTTATCATAGAAAACGCAGGCGGAATGGCAACAGACGGCAAACAGAGAATCTTAGACATTAAACCCCAGAGCCTGCATCAAAGGGTGCCATTGATCATCGGCTCAAAATACGAGGTCGAAAAGTATTTAGAGTTTAAGGAAAAATACGGCTAA